Proteins from a genomic interval of Clostridium sp. 'deep sea':
- a CDS encoding dihydroorotate dehydrogenase electron transfer subunit: MTKKIYKLPIISNTKICDDIYLITLKSKELSLVLEPGQFLHVQCGESNFQILRRPISIFDCDKNNEAIKMLYKVVGKGTTSLTQYKQGNTLDVIAPLGNSFDLSCKNPLIVGGGIGVAPLKYLIRELNVKGIKPTVVLGYSNADQAKMSELFTDVDCRLFNCTIDGTAGFKGNCCEYAKQLLKDYSFDVIYACGPNIMLANLPKSSCRTFVSLEAYMACGVGACLGCAVKKTEGGYFHVCKDGPVFNIKEVNINEQ, encoded by the coding sequence ATGACTAAAAAAATATATAAGCTACCTATTATTTCAAATACCAAGATATGTGATGATATTTATTTAATAACCCTTAAAAGTAAAGAGCTTAGTTTGGTACTAGAGCCTGGTCAGTTTCTACACGTTCAATGTGGAGAATCTAATTTTCAGATTTTACGAAGGCCCATAAGTATATTTGACTGCGACAAGAATAATGAAGCCATTAAAATGCTCTACAAAGTTGTGGGAAAAGGAACTACAAGCTTAACACAATATAAACAAGGTAATACTTTAGACGTTATAGCACCACTAGGCAATAGCTTTGATTTAAGCTGCAAAAACCCTTTAATAGTTGGGGGAGGAATTGGGGTTGCCCCCCTAAAGTATTTAATTAGAGAGCTTAACGTTAAGGGAATAAAACCAACTGTAGTTTTAGGCTATAGTAATGCCGATCAGGCTAAAATGAGTGAGCTGTTTACAGATGTAGATTGTAGGCTCTTTAATTGCACCATTGACGGCACAGCTGGCTTTAAAGGCAATTGCTGTGAATATGCCAAACAATTATTAAAAGACTATAGCTTTGATGTTATTTATGCCTGTGGACCAAATATTATGCTTGCTAACTTACCCAAAAGTTCTTGTAGAACCTTTGTATCACTAGAGGCGTACATGGCTTGTGGGGTGGGTGCCTGTTTAGGCTGCGCTGTTAAAAAAACCGAGGGTGGATATTTTCACGTTTGCAAAGATGGTCCGGTATTTAATATTAAAGAGGTGAATATAAATGAGCAATAA